The Gemmatimonadaceae bacterium genomic sequence TCCGCAGCGAACGTCGCCTGATCGATGAGCTGGTGACCGCGATGCACCAACAGCGAGAGGCCGTGGCCGCCGACGACCTCGCGTCGATCGACGACTCGGTCTTTGCCGTGCAGCGCATCCTCCTCACGCTCGGCGAGGCGCGCAAGCGTCGTCGAACGCTCAACGAGCGCCTCGGCCAGCCCGGGGACCTGCCCTTGCGCGACCTCATCGCCGCGCTCGGCCCCTCGGCAACCGAAGAGCTGCGGGTCGCGCGCGATGACCTTCAGGTCGCTGCCCAGCGCCTGGCGCGTGACGTGGCGACCAACCGCCAGATCCTGCGCGAGGCGCTGGCGACGGGCGAAGAGACCGTGCGGTCGCTCGCAGGCGCGGCGGCACCGCGCGTGGGCTATGGGGAGAAGGTCGGCGCCAACACCGGTGCGCAGCACGCGTCGTACCTCGTGAACCGGCGGGCCTAGTGTCGACCTTCGGCAGCATCCTCAGCATCGCGCGCGGCGCGATCGCGTCGCACCAGGCCGCGATCCAGACCACGTCGCACAACCTCGCCAATGCCGAAACCGAGGGGTTCTCGCGGCAGCGCGTGGAGCTGGTGCCGTCCACACCGCAACGATTCCCCTTCTACAGCATCGGGACCGGCGTGTCCATCTCGGACATCGTCCGGTATCGCGATCAGCTGCTGGACAACACGTACCGCCGGGAGGTCGGAAACAGCGAGGCCTTTTCGCTGCGACGCGACCTGATGTCCGAGATCGAGTCGGTGCTCGGCGAGCCAAGCGACACCGGACTCGCCGCCACGCTCGACGAGTTCTGGAATGCGTGGGCCGACCTGTCGAACAATCCCGGCAACGGCGCCGCCCAGGGTGTCGTTCGCCAGCGCGGTGCGCAGGCGGCGTACATGCTCAATACGTTCGCCACCCAGTTGGCGGACCTGGGCAACCGCACGCGTTCGCGCATGTCCGACACCGTCGACCAGATCAACGGGCTCGCCCAGCAGGTGGCCACGCTGAATCGCCAGATCACGGCCGCCGAGGTGGGGGGTCAGCAGGCGCCCGACCTGCGCGACCAGCGCGATCGCCTGGCCGACCAGCTCGCAAAGCTCACCGGCGCCCGCACGGAGCCGCA encodes the following:
- the flgN gene encoding flagellar export chaperone FlgN; protein product: MNAIVHPPTPLTPAQQAQRTTFVNGLTDALRSERRLIDELVTAMHQQREAVAADDLASIDDSVFAVQRILLTLGEARKRRRTLNERLGQPGDLPLRDLIAALGPSATEELRVARDDLQVAAQRLARDVATNRQILREALATGEETVRSLAGAAAPRVGYGEKVGANTGAQHASYLVNRRA